From Falco naumanni isolate bFalNau1 chromosome 4, bFalNau1.pat, whole genome shotgun sequence:
TGCGCCGAGCTGGATCCCATCCTGCAGGGAGGGCACGGCCACCCTCGAGGCCAGCACCAGGCACATGGGCAGCCCCGTGGGGGCAGCACCACGGGGCATCGGCTGCCCTCCCCCCACCAAAGCCTCCAGCTCTGGAAGAGCAGGAGCAAGGGGCCCAGGAGCTGTCACAGGACAGACCCTGCCCTCTGCACCGACCCTGGCTCCCCCTCACCTGTCTGGGGTGGGCAGAGCCACGGccccctccagcacccagcagcatcTACGAAAATACTTTATTGTGGAAGCGGGATGTGCAGGCGCTCTGTACAGTACAAACCAACGGCAGCAATGCAGTCACCAGCAAACACACACGACAGCGGCACCCTAAGCCCAGCCCAGGGGGGCCACAGCTCCTACATGGCCTTGGGCCTGGCATTGAGGCGGATGATGGCTCGGTAGTCCCGTACCAGGTCCCGTAGCTGGTCCAGATAGGGGTTGATGTTCTCCTCCATCCACTCCTCCACGGTGTCAGGGAAGTAGACCCTCTCCAGCTGGGTGCGCAGGTTGTGGACAAAGCTCTCCCAGTCCTCATGGAGCCTGGTAGGGGGAGAATAGGGGgtccagctgcctcctgcaagGGTCCCCAGAGCCAAGCCCAGGAGAAACCCCAGCCCGACAAGGGCACCCGGGGGGACttccagcccccagcaccacgTACTTCAGCACCTTGCTGCCAAAGCTCTCCATGTTGCGGGGGTTGCCAAACTGGCGCTTGCGGTGGTAGGGGCTAAACCAGCCCTTGATGGCACTGGGGAGGCACAAGGGGagtggggggtgcaggggccacccagggatggggagctgcATGCCGGGCAGGTCCCCTCCCAAGCAAAAGctcttgtgctccagccccatggCCAGAGAGAGCTGACCCCACCGCCTCCCGCTGCCTGTTACCTCTCCTCCTCCAGAGCCTTAAGGATGCTGTCCTTCAGGTGGCCATTAACCTGCTCGACCATGTGGTAGATCTCCGCACCAGGGAACACTCCCCTGCCCTCGCTAGGAAAAGAGAGGAGGGGGTGACAGCCCAACATGTGGGGTGTACTGGCCCTGCCAGTGCTCTGGGCTGGGAGGACCCCAGTACCCTGTGTGGCTGGAGGGTCCCTGCCCTCACCCCAGGCAGGTCTGGGACCAGGGTATTTGGGTAACCaaccccccgctcccctccaGTGCATCCCTTCTGATGCAACTGGGACAGCAGTGCCACGGCCACCCCCAGCCatggccaggctgtgccacGCACCAcatgctctgctccagctgcatgCTCTGGAAGCCCAGCATGTCCAGGACCTTCCTCTTCGCCTCCTCCGTGAAGCCCCCTGTGGAGGGTAAGGAGAGGCGCAGAAGAGCTGGGGCCACCCCTATGTCTGGCTCACCCCTGGCTTCACCGCACCCCCAAAACTGGGGGAGCTGAAGCTGTCTTCCCCCTGTCAcccacctccctcccagcaccttccctgcctgcaggatAGGGTCTCGCAGGCAGTGGCTGCCTGTGGGTTGGGGAGATGGGGTGAGCCCAGCCGCGACGGCTGGTcgggtgctggcagcagggtggtGGCTCACCGTTCACCAGGGTCTGCAGGCAGATGGCCAGGGAGGGGATGCCGACAGGCAGCAGCTCGCAGAGCACCGAGTAGTGATCGTACCTGCAGAGCGGGGCCAGCCACAGCATCGCCTCCCGCACTGCCACCGTCGGGGCTgcgtgggtgctggggagggcaggggtcCTGCTGCCTTTTACCTCTGCCAGCCGGTGAGGACGATGCCCTGGAAGCGCAGCGGGGCCAGCCGTGGCAGGGCCTGCATCACCGTCAGCCAGCTCAGGTGGTTTTTCAGGTGGTAGCTCAAGGGGGGCCAGGTCTGCGCCGGTCCTGTGGTGCCCTTGAAGGCGCTGGCAAACCACACCGCCTCGAAGCCACTCTCCGCGTACTTGGCGAGGAACTGCCCTGCAGCGGGACAGGCATGAGCCCCAAATACCACTGTCCTTGGGAGGCTGGGGAAAGCTCAGGGGGGTGTCCCCCTACCAGCCCTGGGAGCCTGGCATGTCACCTTACCAATCTGCTCAGCCTCAAAGTCAGGCGCATAGAACCACACCACGGGTGAGACGTGCTTCGCTATCCCAGACTCTGCAAGGGGGAGTGGGGACGGGGACGTGGGcactggtgccagcagcaggaggatgcCTGGGGCTCCTCGTGCTCCTCTGAGACCTGCATCTCTGCAGGGCCATGCCCGAGCTCCTCCCAGGCGCCAGGCACAACGCCTGCCAGGGCAGCCACACAAATGGGTGCTGCTGAGACGCCAGCTCAGGTGCCACCACTGCCATCCCTGTCCTCTCACCCCGCAGGGCTCCCACGCTGATCTTCCTCAGCATGTCATCCCACATGAGTGCCCGCAGCCCCCAGTACTGCGTGGTGATGAAGCCCAGCACCTCCTTGATGTGTTTCAGGTACATGGTCCCTGTGTCACCCTTGTTGCGGCTCATCCAGTTCTTGGAGTCCATCCCCTCTCCGAGATGGAAGACCTGGACTTAGGGGAAggggggatgctcagcaccACTGGTGCCTGGGGTGAGGGCTGGGATCCCTGCACGGCCCACCACTCACCTCGTCCGCGCCGATGTGGATCCAGGTGGAGCGCCTGTGCTTCTCAATCACCTGTGACAAGATGCTCTTGAGCAGGGCCAGGGTGTCGGGGACATGGGGGTTGAAGCTGTTGGGGAAGCGCTCAACCTCCCGCAGATGCTGGTACTTCTCGTGCTTGAGGATGAACTGTGCGGGAGGAGCTGTCAGGGGAGGTTTCCAGGGGGAACCCCCTGTGATGTGGGGTGAGGAGCGGGACCAGGACCCCCTACCTCCACGTGCCCAAAGGTCTGCACCAGGGGAACCACCTCCAGTTTGTGGAGCTCCGCCAGCTGCTGAATCCGCTCAATGTCCTCCTcactgggagggcagggacaggctcaCCAGGCGGTGCCAGGGCAGAGGGCAGAGCATGAGGGCACTCCCTCCTCCTCTGGCACCCTGACCACACAACCCCGGCCACCCCACGCCTGTGTGGACTTTACTATGGGGACACAAATATTGACCCGGCGGGGCAGGAGGCTGGTCGGCCAGcggcacagcccagcactgcaACCACGGTTATCACAGGCATGGGTGCAGGTGGGTCACACCCAGCCCCGGCACACCAGGACCTGCCGGGGCTGCACCGAGCCGGCAGCCCTacagccagctcagcacccGGCCCCGGCTCACCTGTAAGCGTATGGGGACTTGAGGATTTCCAGCTCCCCCTTGAAGGGGAACATGTCCTCGTACTCGATGAGGATGCCGTTGGCTCCCAGCTGCGACAGGAGGGGGAACACCTGTGGGACGGGCAGGGTGGGCTCAGCCTGTGGGGATGGCAGAGTCCCCGGTGGGCAGCGGGGACAGCTGGCAGGTTGAGctttgctctgcctgtgcccccTCGGcacatccctccccagcaccccctccctGTCCTGGGGCATCTTCACCTGCTCCAGGTAGGAGACCCTGGGCGCAGCTCCCTTGAAGTCCAGGTGGACCAGCCTCATCTCAGTGGCACCAATGTCCCTGGggccctgctgctccagctgttgCCTCGGGGCTGTTATCTTTGCTGCAGGGAGCTCCAGAGCCTGGCTCTGGGAGCCAGCATCCTGGCCAATGTCGCCCGTGTCCCCCCAGAACCCACTGTCCTTGGTGACATGCTTGTGCAGCTCCAGGGTAAAGCTGCAGGGaacacagcagggctgggggtgccgcGGGGCACGGGGCACCTGCTGTCCCCCAGTACTGGGCATGACCCAGGGGCTCCCCACAGACCCCAACCCCGCTGGGGCCCTCACCCATGCCTGGAGTTCTGCTGCCACCTCACCTGTCACGGAAGAGGAATTTGATGCCAGCCAAGGCAACAAGGAGCAGCACGACGAGGCGCAGCAGGTTCAGCCTGTGGCTGCGCTGGAAGGCCATCTCTGCGGGGGACGCACAAGGGTCTGGCTGCACTGCAGCACCCCAAGGCTGGGCAGTGGCCAGAAGGACCCCAAGTACAGGTGACCCTGCACAGCCCCACGTActgtgccctgctcccctgACCAGGGCAGCACAAGACCCAGAGAAAGGGGATATGGGGGAGACCCCACCCACCATCCCAGTCCCCAGCGGGGACCCCATGTCCCTCCTACCTCATGGGCACAGCACAGGGGCCAGTGGCTGGACCTGTCTTTGCCTTTGCCTCTGCTTGCAAAAGCACAGCCTCCTCGGGCTCCACCAGCACAGGAACAAACAAGGAACAAACAAGGCAGTGCCTGCAGGGAATCCCCTAGAGCCCTGTCACCTCCAAGACAAGGGCCGTGTCAGGGGGCGGCTGGTGGCCTGGCATCACGCAGTGGGCACAGGatgcaacagccctgcagacagaAGGGAGGCAATTGGGGACCACCTGGGCACATGCCAGCACTGGGCTGCTCTGCGGATGGCACTGGCATGGCCATGGGCACCACCGGTGCAAGGGGGGCAGCCTGGACCCCCCTGGCACCCGCAGGGATGGGCACATGCTCTCCACACACAGCCCGCAGCATCCCCCTGGGGAGGCAAGTTCCCCCCCGGCACCatggaggggaaggggcagagctgctttgcCTGCTGAGAAACAGCCTCAGAGCGGGGCAGGAGGCCAGCGGGGTCCGGCCACCCAGGCTCCGAGCCCCgtgagaggagctgctgctttccccgCAGAGCGGGAGAGGGACAGGGTGGGATCGCCGTGCTGCCACTGCTGAGGGCTGCAAGACACCGCACCTGGTTAAACCCATGTGTGACCCCACGCAGGGCATGCAGGACAGGCCACGCGCAGTGCAGGGAACAGCTTGTGTCAAAGGGTTGTCACAATTCAAGATgaataaaattcagtttaagtctttttttcctaaaccaaTGTTGAGAACTCCTAAGAGGGGGATCTACCTATTTAGATAAAAGTGAGGCCAAACCAAAGACAGacgctgtggggcaggaggcagcaggtgcCCCTTCCCTGGTCCCCCCTGTGGCAACAGCTCGCGGGATTCACAGATATTTGTGACCACTGGCACGtgaccagccccagcaccaAGACCCACCGCAGTGTCCCATGCAGCCGGCAccgcagctgcagcaggagatgctgagcCAGGCCAGGCCTCGGtgagcccagcactgggggcatcgctccccccagccccagggagccaCCGACCTCTGCAGCCCCAAGGCATCCCCCTGGGAGAGCATCGCAGGGGGGAGTGCCAAGCACACCCTatgccctgctcctgcagcccccctgggGCTCCTCTTCGCCCACAGCCCCACTCCCAGGTGACAAGGGACCTGTGACCCCAGGAGCCCACAGCAGCCCgacaggcaggaggcagcatgAATCCTCCTGGAAGCTGCACAGGAGAAGCACTAGCATCACTTCTgcccttttttctccttttttgccGACTGGTGGGTGCGGcgaggcagggatggggcagtgCCGccaacacccccagcccccagccgcTGCGAGCGCCGGGGCAGCTGCCACCAGCTCTCTTGGTTAGTTGCCACCCGAAGGCGCTGAAGTTCAGGGTTGAAGCAAGCACTGCCAGATTTGGGacctgaaaagcagattttggcGGCTGCCGGTGCATGAGCTGCTCAGCTGATCGcgagggttttgtttgtgttgccAGAGCAGCGGCACCAGGGGAGAGCGGCGCTGAGCCGCCCCGTGCCTCCGGCTCTGAATTAGCCCTTTTTGTAGACACAGCCCTAATGCCTCCTGACATGCTCCTCCCGCACGCTGCCACGGGGCGCAGGGGGATTGCAGCGGCCGGGACCCCTGGCATGTCCTGCAGAGCCAGCGCAGGACGTGCCGTCCCCAGAGCATGAGGCCCCAGCAAGGCCACGTTACAGGGCAGGGCAGCAACgtgcaggagggagctggagcaTCCTGCTCCATCCCCATGGCCCAGTACCCGTGGGTACCCGGTCCTTTGGTGCTTGTACACAGGAGGCAGGGCAAGAGCTTGCTGTTGGGGCAGGTTGTGCCCATGCTGTCCCCTGCGCTCACACCTGGACGAGACACCTTGTGCTCAGCACTGCACCGCCTGTGCTGCGGGGGACAAACATGGCACCCCCTCCCTGTCCTGCCTGTTCCCACTGCCCTTCCAGCCTGCCTGGATGCTCCTGGCAGCTCCGATGCAGCCCAGCAAGGatgtgccaggctggggacagctgcCAGCCCGGGGCTTACCTGCACTGGGTGTTAGGGAAGGTACGGGGGGACACGGGACCGGGGGCTTAGTGGGCACGGGGCAGGTGGGCACAGGGAGCCCAGCACCCGGGAAGGCCATCAATATGTGAAGTGCTGATCGTGCTGTCATGGGAACACAGCGCCTGATTAGAGCAGGGATAAATATTTAGACAGACGCTGTCAGCTCACCAAGATTTGGCATTTTTAGTATATGTAATCTTATTTAAATTGAGAACAGGTTTTCAGGGTTTGAgcctccctggcacagcccaggtGCAGGTAGGCGGGATGGGGACACGCCAGTGGTGGGGTGCAGTGCCAGGGGGTGACAGTGGGGCAGCCACGACTCTGTGCCCCTGTGCTGATGGAAGAGCCCCTTGCAGCTGCTCGGTGCCTCCCCTCTAACCTGGCATCTCGCCACTAGACCCCGCTGTGTTTATTAACACGACATCTTCCTCTACCAACCCTTTGGGTACAGCGCTGACACGGGTCCCCAGGAGGCTCGGAAGAGCCCACGGCTCCTTGcaaccagccagccagcctggctcaACACAGCAGCCGCAGGGCGAGGAGGGGGCCGGACCCTTGCCCCCCTCTCTGCCTCCACACAGCCTATGTGGGGTTTGCCCCCAGCAACCTGaaaccagcccagctccccactTACCTTCCTgagcctggaggagaggagaatgGAAGCAAACCCAAACCTGACTCTGGGGAGAGTTGGGGCCATGGGGAGGACAGAGCCGAGTGCCCCCAGCGTGGCAGGTGCCACTGCAGCCCACAGGCTGGCAGTGAGGGTTTTGGGTGCCACTGCAGGGTCTGGGTGCCACCCAGCTGCCCACCGCTCTGCTCCGGCATTCCCCAGCTGTTGCCACGCCAAACGCTCACTCCTGCTGGGTGCGCACGATGGTGCGGCCATAGGAAGAGTGATGCTGCACACTCACACATATTTGCACACACTCACATGCTTCCAGAGCCTTCCCTGGtccctcacccccagcctgtgtcTTCCCCATGGGATGAGCTGCCCCTCACCAGAGGCCATGAcactgcagccccacagctgtgggTTCCTGCATGGGGAGGCTGTGGACCCCCGCAGCAGGGCTACAGcccccatggcagcagcagggggcTGTTCCCTGGCCCCTGAGCAGAGAGAGCCCCTGTGTCATGTCCACCCCCGGGATGCTTGGGCATGCACGGAGCAGCCCCTGGGCATGGGGGGACTTACCACaccccacccagcccaccacACCACCAGGGCTCCACCCGCACCCTGCAAGCCTGGGGCATCTCACGTCACCCCACACCCCAGGTACTCCTTGGgcatccctgcaccccacagcaccctccAGGCTCCGCTGGGCATTCCTGTGACCCTGCTCCCCACTGTGGCCCTGGGcttccctgcatccctccaggCAACCCTGCATCCCCACGGGCATTTCTACT
This genomic window contains:
- the LOC121086764 gene encoding hexosaminidase D-like; the protein is MAFQRSHRLNLLRLVVLLLVALAGIKFLFRDSFTLELHKHVTKDSGFWGDTGDIGQDAGSQSQALELPAAKITAPRQQLEQQGPRDIGATEMRLVHLDFKGAAPRVSYLEQVFPLLSQLGANGILIEYEDMFPFKGELEILKSPYAYSEEDIERIQQLAELHKLEVVPLVQTFGHVEFILKHEKYQHLREVERFPNSFNPHVPDTLALLKSILSQVIEKHRRSTWIHIGADEVFHLGEGMDSKNWMSRNKGDTGTMYLKHIKEVLGFITTQYWGLRALMWDDMLRKISVGALRESGIAKHVSPVVWFYAPDFEAEQIGQFLAKYAESGFEAVWFASAFKGTTGPAQTWPPLSYHLKNHLSWLTVMQALPRLAPLRFQGIVLTGWQRYDHYSVLCELLPVGIPSLAICLQTLVNGGFTEEAKRKVLDMLGFQSMQLEQSMCEGRGVFPGAEIYHMVEQVNGHLKDSILKALEEESAIKGWFSPYHRKRQFGNPRNMESFGSKVLKLHEDWESFVHNLRTQLERVYFPDTVEEWMEENINPYLDQLRDLVRDYRAIIRLNARPKAM